A genome region from Natranaeroarchaeum sulfidigenes includes the following:
- a CDS encoding D-aminoacyl-tRNA deacylase, translated as MIAIVVSRADSASEHIFEQLLAARDWDRRVDEHREDGMGGGDVFRIDGFELRTFDDWHLELDDAAEPFDDPDLLVFASRHSGDTGPLLTAHFTGNFGPAEFGGEDRSLAATCPSALSEILSAFDEHAPADYDTGIECTHHGPTEVDVPSMFVELGSGEAEWADSTAAAAVARSILDLRDVKPHAKRLDGDTETQNGEPPRRQLVGIGGGHYAPRFERIVRETDWHVGHVAADWTLDELGPPERHRDVLDEAFQQSEAEFALVADTDRDLDDVRRVLSESGYRIVSETWLREVDDVPLALADDLESALSPIDDGLRFGTVPEGWDDYTIQELPTDLLDEAQGIASATVRSAVERATLAFETVENGNRVRGRAAVSKTSDYDALIDALVDVLDGEYETVRRENGQVVAQTMAFDPSLAREAGVPDGPAFGKLSNGEPVSVDGRTIHPDDVESTRTVTFPV; from the coding sequence GTGATTGCGATCGTCGTCAGCAGGGCGGACTCTGCGTCCGAGCACATCTTCGAGCAGCTACTGGCAGCGCGGGACTGGGACAGACGCGTCGACGAGCACCGCGAGGACGGCATGGGTGGCGGCGATGTCTTCCGGATCGATGGCTTCGAGCTTCGAACCTTCGACGACTGGCATCTCGAACTGGACGATGCCGCCGAACCGTTTGACGATCCAGACCTCCTCGTCTTTGCGTCCCGGCATTCTGGGGATACTGGACCCCTGCTGACGGCTCACTTCACCGGGAACTTCGGTCCAGCAGAGTTCGGGGGTGAGGATCGCTCGCTTGCCGCCACCTGTCCGAGCGCCCTCTCGGAAATCCTCTCGGCGTTTGACGAACACGCTCCAGCCGACTACGACACCGGGATCGAGTGTACCCATCACGGCCCGACCGAGGTCGACGTCCCGTCCATGTTCGTCGAACTGGGAAGCGGCGAAGCGGAGTGGGCAGATTCCACGGCCGCAGCCGCCGTCGCGCGTTCGATCCTCGACCTCCGGGACGTGAAGCCACATGCGAAGCGCCTGGATGGTGATACCGAGACACAGAACGGCGAACCCCCGCGGCGACAGCTCGTCGGGATCGGGGGCGGTCATTACGCGCCGCGATTCGAGCGAATCGTCCGCGAGACCGACTGGCACGTCGGCCACGTCGCTGCCGACTGGACGCTCGATGAACTCGGACCTCCGGAGCGACACCGGGACGTCCTTGACGAAGCGTTCCAGCAAAGCGAGGCCGAGTTCGCGCTCGTCGCGGATACGGACCGCGATCTCGACGATGTCAGGCGGGTGCTCTCGGAATCGGGCTACCGGATCGTGAGCGAGACGTGGCTCCGTGAAGTCGACGACGTTCCACTCGCGCTTGCAGACGATCTCGAATCGGCGCTCTCCCCGATCGATGACGGGCTCCGATTCGGGACGGTGCCTGAGGGCTGGGACGACTACACTATCCAGGAGCTCCCGACTGACCTGCTCGACGAGGCTCAGGGGATCGCGTCCGCGACGGTACGGAGTGCAGTCGAGCGGGCGACACTGGCTTTCGAGACTGTCGAGAACGGCAACCGGGTACGCGGACGGGCGGCCGTCTCGAAGACGTCTGACTACGATGCGCTCATCGACGCGCTCGTCGATGTGCTCGACGGGGAGTACGAGACAGTTCGCCGTGAGAACGGGCAAGTCGTCGCACAAACAATGGCATTCGATCCCTCACTCGCCCGCGAGGCTGGCGTCCCCGACGGTCCAGCGTTCGGAAAACTCTCGAACGGCGAACCCGTCTCGGTCGACGGGCGGACGATACACCCTGACGATGTCGAGTCGACGCGGACAGTGACGTTCCCTGTTTGA
- a CDS encoding shikimate dehydrogenase, protein MDVYGLLGNPVGHSLSPPMHEAGYEALGIDARYVTFEPEPAELGRAIDGAEALGISGLNVTIPFKQDVLDHVDVDEMASRIGAVNTIDFTGEMVTGHNTDAAGARRAFERHDVALDGENAVVVGAGGAGRAISFMLADAGASVAIANRTESSAHELASVVPGATGHGLDSLEALLADASVLVNATCVGMEEDATPVPAEALHGDLAVLDAVYRPLETRLLRDAAAQGATTIDGAWMLLYQGVEAFERWTGRDAPVDAMNEALRTAL, encoded by the coding sequence ATGGACGTGTACGGACTCCTCGGCAACCCGGTCGGTCACTCGCTGTCCCCGCCCATGCACGAGGCGGGCTACGAAGCGCTCGGTATCGACGCCCGATACGTCACGTTCGAACCCGAGCCCGCAGAACTCGGTCGGGCGATCGATGGCGCGGAGGCACTCGGTATCTCCGGACTGAACGTCACGATTCCGTTCAAACAGGACGTACTGGATCACGTCGACGTCGACGAGATGGCGTCCCGGATCGGCGCGGTCAATACGATCGATTTTACCGGCGAGATGGTGACCGGACACAACACGGACGCGGCGGGCGCGCGACGGGCCTTCGAGCGTCACGACGTCGCTCTCGACGGGGAGAACGCAGTGGTCGTCGGTGCAGGCGGGGCTGGCCGTGCCATCTCGTTCATGCTCGCGGACGCCGGAGCGTCGGTCGCTATCGCCAACCGAACGGAATCGAGTGCGCACGAACTCGCTTCAGTAGTGCCGGGGGCAACGGGCCACGGCCTCGATTCACTGGAGGCACTGCTGGCGGACGCCTCGGTGCTGGTCAACGCAACCTGCGTCGGCATGGAAGAGGATGCAACCCCGGTTCCGGCCGAGGCCCTCCACGGTGATCTGGCAGTTCTCGACGCGGTCTACCGCCCCCTCGAAACCCGGCTCCTGCGCGACGCGGCGGCACAGGGAGCGACGACGATCGACGGCGCGTGGATGCTGCTGTATCAGGGCGTCGAGGCGTTCGAGCGCTGGACCGGCCGGGACGCGCCGGTCGATGCGATGAACGAGGCGCTCCGCACAGCGCTGTGA
- a CDS encoding helix-hairpin-helix domain-containing protein produces the protein MSLLDKLKSLLGLDSTDERQRQDVGVTVERDVGGDDPDANAVDTGGAADVEADEDTAEEDTDEEPDDATGEPEEEINAEDESVDEDELIDEAEPDDEEDVAEDTESEDVVQEGHDPEDDADVAADDGEDANEDDDETTEDPTTEKGELEDIKGIGPAYAERLADVGVESIADLAAADPSAIAAESDLAESRVENWVEQAKVR, from the coding sequence ATGTCACTGTTGGACAAGCTGAAGTCGCTTCTCGGGCTCGACAGCACCGACGAGAGGCAGCGTCAGGACGTTGGGGTGACGGTCGAACGAGATGTCGGTGGAGACGACCCAGACGCAAACGCCGTCGATACGGGCGGCGCTGCCGACGTGGAAGCGGACGAAGACACCGCCGAAGAAGACACCGACGAGGAACCCGATGATGCAACGGGGGAACCGGAAGAGGAGATCAACGCGGAGGACGAATCGGTCGATGAAGACGAACTGATCGACGAGGCAGAACCTGACGACGAAGAAGATGTCGCCGAGGACACCGAGTCGGAAGACGTAGTCCAGGAAGGTCACGATCCGGAAGACGATGCAGACGTTGCTGCGGATGACGGCGAAGACGCAAACGAGGACGACGACGAAACAACGGAGGACCCGACAACCGAGAAGGGCGAGCTCGAAGACATCAAGGGAATCGGGCCCGCGTACGCGGAGCGACTCGCGGATGTAGGAGTCGAGTCGATCGCCGACCTTGCCGCCGCCGACCCATCTGCGATCGCGGCCGAATCCGACCTTGCAGAATCCCGCGTCGAAAACTGGGTCGAGCAGGCGAAAGTCCGGTAA
- the pabB gene encoding aminodeoxychorismate synthase, component I, whose amino-acid sequence MDTPSVVTTSEEFRATAMDVTSGTRIPVEVRVDVEDPFEAYRRARRGSGGVILETTGGQPGWGYFAVDPVEMMTTRPDATPCDESNRSKGTAVSGHESPSLTALQGLLDGETLERGDCSVPYPCGAFGWLSYDLIREIEDLPERAVDDRSLPQLQIGVYDRVAAWTEPRAGETTLRITACPRVDPDDPGTAYETGRERALGLATAATEGDPTVGAPPVTGDTAEFSSDCGQEAFADRVRTIKEYIRDGDTFQTNVSQRLTAPAAVHPVDTYAALRSVNPAPYSALLEFPSVDLVSASPELLLEREGNRIETEPIAGTRPRGATEAEDEALEAELTGDEKERAEHAMLVDLERNDLGKVARYGSVDVSEYRRVDRYSEVMHLVSRVGAELREDATLADAIAAVFPGGTITGAPKPRTMELIDEVEATRRGPYTGSIGVLGFDSRATLNIVIRTLVRHADEYHLRVGAGIVHDSEPEREYAETLDKARALVRAVDEALGDQTAMELDTGGGES is encoded by the coding sequence ATGGACACACCGTCGGTCGTAACTACCAGCGAAGAGTTTCGAGCGACGGCCATGGACGTCACGTCGGGCACACGAATCCCGGTCGAGGTCCGCGTCGATGTCGAGGACCCGTTCGAGGCGTATCGGCGGGCGCGGAGAGGATCAGGGGGTGTCATCCTCGAAACCACCGGCGGTCAGCCCGGATGGGGGTACTTCGCTGTTGATCCGGTTGAAATGATGACCACCCGCCCTGATGCAACACCCTGCGACGAGTCGAACCGGTCAAAAGGAACCGCCGTCTCTGGACACGAATCACCGTCGCTTACCGCTCTGCAAGGCCTGCTCGACGGCGAGACACTCGAGAGAGGGGACTGTTCGGTTCCGTACCCCTGCGGTGCCTTCGGCTGGCTTTCCTACGATCTGATCCGGGAGATCGAGGACCTTCCCGAAAGGGCGGTCGACGATCGATCCCTCCCGCAGCTACAGATTGGCGTCTACGACCGGGTTGCCGCATGGACGGAACCACGGGCGGGTGAGACGACCCTTCGTATCACTGCCTGCCCGCGAGTGGACCCCGACGATCCCGGGACCGCCTACGAAACGGGCCGGGAACGAGCACTCGGGCTTGCGACCGCCGCTACAGAGGGCGATCCGACGGTGGGTGCACCGCCAGTCACAGGCGACACCGCCGAGTTTTCGAGCGATTGTGGACAGGAAGCGTTCGCCGACCGTGTCCGGACGATCAAAGAGTACATCCGCGACGGCGATACCTTTCAGACGAACGTTTCACAACGTCTGACCGCTCCGGCGGCAGTCCACCCGGTCGACACGTACGCAGCCCTCCGGTCGGTCAACCCTGCACCGTACTCCGCACTGCTGGAGTTTCCGTCCGTAGATCTGGTCAGCGCCAGCCCTGAGCTCCTGCTGGAGCGCGAGGGTAACCGGATCGAGACCGAACCGATCGCCGGGACGCGACCACGCGGTGCGACCGAGGCGGAGGACGAGGCACTCGAAGCCGAACTGACGGGCGACGAGAAAGAGCGGGCAGAACACGCGATGCTGGTCGACCTGGAACGCAACGATCTCGGGAAGGTTGCCCGATACGGCAGCGTCGACGTCTCCGAATACCGGCGTGTCGACCGGTACTCCGAAGTAATGCATCTCGTCTCCCGCGTCGGGGCCGAACTGCGGGAAGATGCCACGCTCGCGGACGCCATCGCTGCGGTCTTCCCCGGCGGGACGATCACCGGAGCACCGAAACCCCGAACGATGGAGCTTATCGACGAGGTCGAAGCGACCCGCCGGGGGCCCTACACGGGGTCGATCGGCGTTCTCGGCTTCGACAGTCGGGCGACGCTGAATATCGTCATTCGAACGCTCGTCCGTCACGCCGACGAGTACCACCTCCGTGTCGGGGCAGGGATCGTCCACGACTCAGAGCCCGAGCGGGAGTACGCCGAAACGCTGGACAAGGCACGTGCACTCGTCAGGGCCGTAGACGAGGCGCTTGGCGATCAGACGGCGATGGAACTCGACACGGGAGGTGGTGAGTCGTGA
- a CDS encoding anthranilate synthase component II gives MLVIDNYDSFAYNLVQFVAEAEAKERDAGATDEKSVIVRRNDEIDVAGIRALDPDGIVISPGPGTPADAGVSIPIFAETTYPTLGVCLGHQALCAAHGAPVVHAPDVVHGKPSTIDHDGRGIFDNMPEQFRVGRYHSLAVEREDLPDPLMETARTADERSILMAVRHRERPHIGVQFHPESILTGTVTRDDDRDGLDLSVGKRLIENFCSFARCVDGGAKS, from the coding sequence ATGCTCGTCATCGACAATTACGACTCGTTTGCGTACAACCTCGTCCAGTTCGTCGCGGAGGCCGAGGCGAAAGAGCGTGATGCCGGGGCGACCGACGAAAAGAGCGTTATCGTCCGACGGAACGATGAGATCGACGTAGCGGGGATCCGGGCGCTCGATCCCGATGGTATCGTCATCTCGCCGGGCCCCGGCACGCCGGCGGACGCGGGCGTTTCGATCCCGATATTCGCAGAGACAACGTATCCGACGCTCGGTGTCTGCCTCGGGCATCAGGCGCTGTGTGCGGCCCACGGTGCGCCAGTGGTCCATGCGCCCGATGTCGTCCACGGGAAGCCCTCAACGATCGATCACGATGGGCGTGGAATCTTCGACAACATGCCCGAACAGTTCCGGGTCGGACGCTATCACTCACTGGCAGTCGAACGTGAGGATCTCCCGGACCCGCTCATGGAGACTGCTCGAACTGCGGACGAGCGATCGATACTGATGGCCGTCCGCCACCGGGAGCGCCCCCACATCGGCGTCCAGTTCCATCCCGAGAGCATCCTGACCGGGACGGTCACACGAGACGACGATCGGGACGGCCTCGATCTGTCGGTCGGTAAACGCCTGATCGAGAACTTCTGTTCGTTCGCGAGATGCGTCGACGGGGGAGCCAAATCATGA
- a CDS encoding aminotransferase class IV codes for MKYHVDGELVPESEATVNVRDRGFMYGDAAFETVRAYGGTVFEWEAHADRLANTCETLGIDHGIDDEELHERVLETLRANDLTDAYVKLSISRGVQPGKLTPGPTTDPTVVVIVAELPRGGTEGEPVWDGPATVQTTMTRRVPDAAIPADAKTHNYLNGILARTELIEDADEALLRDTDDYVAEGATSNVFFVGEDGLHTPSLDGPVLPGITRSVVIELADEADIPVYTGQYTPDDVRSAKEAFLTNSTWELRPIETLDGIEIGSGPVTTLLSRRFDARVERDHYE; via the coding sequence ATGAAGTACCACGTTGATGGCGAGCTCGTCCCGGAGTCGGAGGCGACGGTGAACGTCCGCGATCGGGGCTTCATGTACGGTGATGCTGCGTTCGAGACCGTGCGCGCGTACGGCGGCACCGTCTTCGAGTGGGAGGCTCACGCGGACAGGCTGGCGAACACCTGTGAGACACTCGGGATCGACCACGGGATCGACGACGAGGAACTTCACGAGCGCGTACTCGAAACGCTCCGGGCCAACGACCTGACCGATGCGTACGTCAAACTCTCCATCTCGCGTGGCGTCCAGCCCGGTAAGCTGACCCCCGGGCCGACAACCGATCCGACCGTTGTCGTCATCGTCGCAGAACTCCCACGCGGGGGAACGGAGGGAGAACCCGTCTGGGACGGTCCCGCGACCGTCCAGACGACGATGACTCGGCGGGTTCCGGACGCCGCGATCCCGGCCGACGCGAAGACACACAACTACCTCAACGGGATCCTCGCACGAACCGAGTTGATCGAGGACGCCGACGAAGCGCTGTTGCGTGATACTGACGACTACGTCGCGGAGGGAGCGACGAGCAACGTATTTTTCGTTGGGGAGGACGGGCTTCACACACCGAGCCTCGATGGGCCGGTATTGCCGGGGATCACGAGATCGGTCGTCATCGAACTCGCTGATGAAGCCGACATTCCGGTCTATACGGGCCAGTACACACCCGACGACGTTCGCTCGGCAAAGGAAGCGTTCCTGACGAACTCGACGTGGGAGCTCCGGCCGATCGAGACGCTCGACGGCATCGAGATTGGCAGTGGGCCGGTGACCACGCTGCTCTCACGGCGGTTTGACGCGCGTGTCGAACGGGATCACTACGAGTGA
- a CDS encoding DUF5830 family protein, producing the protein MQDDRIALGLDLLRSLEHDELSVADAVDRLETVSTHPAVTREILDTAEKRGIIERKDGIIRPKHSEFVSYESQVVQKDGEFECQRCGAGLSTGHFIKYDAGELGPFGSSCIRKVTGRD; encoded by the coding sequence ATGCAGGACGACCGGATAGCGCTCGGCCTCGACCTCTTGCGCTCGCTGGAACACGATGAGCTAAGCGTCGCCGATGCCGTCGACAGGCTGGAGACCGTCTCCACGCATCCCGCAGTCACCAGAGAGATCCTCGACACTGCAGAGAAACGCGGGATTATCGAACGCAAGGACGGGATCATCCGCCCGAAACACAGCGAGTTTGTCAGCTACGAGAGTCAGGTCGTCCAGAAAGACGGCGAGTTCGAGTGTCAGCGCTGTGGGGCGGGGCTCTCGACTGGGCACTTCATCAAGTACGATGCGGGCGAACTGGGTCCCTTTGGCTCCTCTTGTATCCGGAAGGTCACCGGCCGCGACTGA
- a CDS encoding DUF7115 domain-containing protein has product MSEPGVVESALDGETVAASVPLGGEDQLYITPTRTLIYRAEGLLSDESVEEYPHDAERLTISEGRRKTRFSLDYPVDGTREFTIPSKCADDVIHPVVAGIINAAGITEPGETVLSTYRFSELTLIVTSERLVKHIGAAVWDTDYEEFHYDDVTDLTFEKGSVATQVVLDVDGRQQRIKAPNDQARDVESKLSDALTAYHGVDSIEELRTANESEDEEPAEQPGAGGVAFGEGVDPLEANPPSTEGDEELSAEQVIEDSGGTEAVETAEPSNDPEESGAPDTDATEFDSEGSTDRSQSVNERGQTTDDESSRNTADDDGFDFEDVGFEPAESDPDSKAIAEELAELRAVVEHQNERLDKQREAIERLIEELSRGR; this is encoded by the coding sequence GCTGTATATCACGCCGACCCGAACGCTGATCTACCGGGCCGAGGGCCTGTTGAGCGACGAGTCGGTCGAAGAGTACCCACACGATGCGGAGCGGCTAACTATCTCGGAGGGCCGACGCAAAACGCGGTTCAGTCTCGATTATCCGGTTGATGGAACCCGCGAGTTCACGATTCCATCGAAGTGTGCTGACGACGTGATCCATCCTGTCGTCGCTGGGATCATAAATGCCGCAGGGATCACCGAACCAGGAGAGACAGTCCTGTCGACCTATCGATTCAGCGAGCTGACGCTGATCGTCACGAGCGAGCGGCTAGTCAAACACATCGGCGCAGCCGTCTGGGACACCGATTACGAGGAGTTCCACTACGACGACGTAACTGATCTAACCTTCGAGAAGGGTAGCGTCGCAACACAGGTAGTCCTCGACGTGGACGGCCGCCAGCAGCGGATCAAAGCACCGAACGATCAGGCACGGGACGTCGAGAGCAAACTGTCCGACGCGCTGACCGCGTACCACGGCGTCGACTCGATCGAGGAGCTACGAACCGCGAACGAGTCGGAAGACGAGGAGCCAGCCGAGCAGCCGGGTGCTGGTGGCGTGGCTTTCGGCGAAGGTGTTGATCCGCTTGAAGCCAACCCACCGTCGACCGAGGGTGACGAGGAGCTCTCTGCTGAACAGGTGATCGAGGACTCGGGTGGAACGGAGGCAGTAGAGACAGCGGAGCCATCGAACGATCCTGAGGAGAGCGGAGCGCCTGATACTGACGCGACCGAGTTTGACTCCGAGGGTAGCACAGACCGCTCACAGTCGGTTAACGAGCGGGGACAAACGACTGACGACGAATCGTCACGGAACACAGCCGATGACGACGGGTTCGATTTTGAGGATGTCGGCTTCGAACCGGCAGAGAGCGATCCTGACAGCAAGGCGATCGCCGAAGAACTCGCCGAACTGCGGGCGGTCGTCGAGCATCAGAACGAACGGCTCGACAAACAGCGCGAGGCGATCGAGCGACTAATCGAAGAGCTCAGTCGCGGCCGGTGA